Proteins from a genomic interval of Providencia stuartii:
- a CDS encoding beta-ketoacyl synthase N-terminal-like domain-containing protein, which translates to MKYSSNDIAIVSMAGRYPNNIKVPELWELLLNGGTTISDIAIEELEKSEHADVCHDISYVAKCGMLHEKDMFDADLFKMNRLEAMLTDPQQRLFMTCCLEALDLAGLPYPTESGFKTGVFATSTINTYLILNIFKSNEFLSRDKMQILLANEKDFISSRVAYKLNLTGPAITIQSACSSSLVAIHEACGYLRRGEIDFALAGGASLPTVSKTGYLFTPGGAVSSDGQCKVFDEKADGTIFTDGVGVITLCRLSDAIAHGFNIYAVIKGSAINNNGNDSLNIAAPSIHGQSEVIKAAFKAAKVNPDDIDFIEAHGTGTYLGDPIEVKALSTAFATTKRQYCALGSIKSNVGHTDTTSGVTGIIKAALAIKNRILPATINYTKANPQLDIANTPFFICDNNYQFKAEKEILYGGVSSFGFGGTNAHAILASAPKDYLPNELVISKTKCKHKLLLWSDRSESALREYVNKTINSFKRYNDSELNAIAYTLGLCRHEYAYRTYAVTDSIQATHYAPEMTYHRKALEKNKVVFLFPGQGTDFVDVYTTLYEENELFRNSVDTLSQKFEPYLEEDIRKILFPSEDIRDEALEKSIQTKWAQPALFIISTSLSQVLQSYEITPDYLMGHSLGELSAAYIAGAFNEDDAVKCIATRALLMNDTPEGMMLVIFSNHEIFHIFPEEIKNKLDIAAINSPTQFVISGKADDINMAISYLNELEIKSKPLDVKKGFHSKLMNNIIDKWKEYLLQVNFKKMTIPIVSNLTGEILTKNTLTNSEYWIKHLRETVHFSDGINSLTQHILERECAPIFIDLSAKNALTAISLMNNKDIYTVSVSNRGHGVEQKNILNALGEIWSLGVNVNFSDFIPKSYVVELPVANLDSKSYWIVPDNTEIEPQPVNSSNNKSKLIKSRDELEELSLMIWRKVIINNDITKQDDFFLLGGDSLQALEITREYKNHGVIVNLSDILSYSNIKDLVEHIYLSKEKNEEEQEQDKDIKDVIDTDDMSNIFKQLNLD; encoded by the coding sequence ATGAAATATAGCAGCAATGATATTGCGATAGTTTCAATGGCAGGGAGATACCCAAATAATATTAAGGTTCCTGAGCTGTGGGAGCTTCTACTTAATGGTGGCACTACTATATCTGATATCGCTATCGAAGAGTTAGAGAAATCAGAACATGCTGATGTGTGCCACGATATAAGTTACGTCGCAAAATGTGGAATGCTACATGAAAAAGACATGTTTGATGCTGACTTATTCAAAATGAATAGATTAGAAGCAATGTTAACAGATCCACAGCAGCGCTTATTTATGACGTGCTGTTTAGAAGCATTAGATTTAGCTGGGCTGCCATATCCTACAGAGTCAGGATTTAAAACGGGCGTCTTTGCTACAAGCACGATCAATACATATTTAATTCTGAATATCTTTAAGTCTAACGAGTTTCTGAGTCGAGATAAAATGCAAATTTTGTTGGCAAACGAAAAAGATTTTATATCTTCTAGGGTCGCTTACAAATTAAACCTAACTGGTCCTGCTATCACAATTCAGTCTGCATGTTCTAGCTCTTTAGTCGCAATACATGAAGCGTGTGGCTATTTAAGAAGGGGAGAAATCGATTTTGCACTTGCCGGGGGAGCATCGCTCCCCACGGTGAGCAAGACGGGGTATCTATTTACACCCGGTGGAGCTGTATCTTCTGATGGTCAATGCAAAGTCTTTGATGAAAAGGCAGATGGCACAATATTTACCGATGGCGTTGGGGTGATTACCTTATGCCGTTTATCGGATGCTATCGCACATGGATTTAATATTTATGCGGTTATTAAAGGAAGTGCGATAAATAATAATGGTAACGATAGCTTGAATATAGCAGCTCCAAGCATACATGGACAATCCGAGGTGATCAAAGCTGCTTTTAAAGCCGCTAAAGTTAACCCAGATGATATTGATTTTATTGAAGCGCATGGCACAGGAACATATCTTGGTGACCCTATTGAGGTTAAAGCGTTAAGTACGGCTTTTGCTACAACGAAAAGGCAGTATTGTGCTTTAGGCTCCATAAAATCAAATGTAGGGCATACGGATACAACAAGTGGGGTTACGGGGATAATTAAAGCGGCTTTAGCGATAAAAAATAGAATATTACCGGCGACTATAAATTATACTAAAGCTAATCCTCAACTGGATATAGCCAATACCCCATTCTTTATTTGTGATAATAATTACCAGTTTAAAGCAGAAAAAGAAATTTTATATGGAGGAGTTAGCTCTTTTGGTTTTGGGGGAACGAATGCACATGCTATTTTAGCTTCAGCACCAAAGGATTACCTTCCAAATGAGTTAGTTATATCTAAGACAAAATGCAAACATAAATTGCTGTTATGGTCAGACCGTAGTGAAAGCGCATTAAGGGAATACGTCAACAAAACGATAAACTCTTTTAAGAGGTATAATGATAGTGAGCTCAATGCAATAGCGTATACATTAGGGCTATGCCGACATGAATATGCTTATCGAACATATGCAGTCACAGACTCAATACAAGCGACTCATTATGCCCCTGAAATGACATACCATAGAAAAGCGCTTGAAAAAAATAAGGTTGTATTTTTGTTTCCTGGACAAGGCACTGATTTTGTTGATGTATACACAACATTATATGAGGAGAATGAATTATTTAGGAATAGTGTTGATACGCTTAGCCAGAAGTTTGAACCTTATTTGGAGGAAGATATTCGTAAGATCCTATTTCCAAGCGAGGATATAAGAGATGAAGCTTTGGAGAAAAGTATTCAAACTAAATGGGCTCAGCCAGCACTGTTTATTATTTCAACAAGTTTAAGTCAGGTTCTGCAATCTTATGAGATAACTCCTGATTATCTGATGGGGCACAGTTTAGGTGAGCTATCAGCTGCGTATATTGCGGGAGCCTTTAATGAGGATGATGCTGTCAAATGTATTGCCACTAGGGCGTTATTAATGAATGACACCCCCGAAGGAATGATGCTGGTCATATTTTCTAATCATGAAATCTTTCATATCTTCCCAGAAGAAATCAAAAATAAGTTAGATATTGCAGCTATTAATAGTCCAACACAATTTGTGATCTCAGGTAAAGCTGATGATATTAATATGGCGATAAGCTATTTGAATGAGCTTGAAATAAAAAGTAAACCTTTAGATGTCAAAAAAGGCTTTCATAGCAAATTAATGAATAACATTATCGATAAGTGGAAAGAATATTTATTACAAGTGAACTTCAAGAAAATGACTATTCCTATAGTATCAAATTTGACAGGTGAAATACTAACAAAGAATACATTAACTAATAGTGAATATTGGATAAAACATTTAAGAGAAACTGTTCATTTTTCAGATGGTATCAATAGCTTAACACAACATATATTAGAGAGAGAATGTGCCCCTATATTTATTGATTTATCAGCTAAGAACGCTTTAACGGCTATTTCATTGATGAATAACAAAGATATTTATACTGTTTCAGTATCGAATAGGGGCCATGGTGTTGAGCAAAAAAATATTTTAAATGCCCTTGGGGAAATATGGTCATTGGGGGTCAATGTGAATTTTTCGGATTTCATTCCAAAGAGTTATGTCGTAGAGCTACCTGTCGCTAATTTAGATTCTAAAAGTTATTGGATTGTTCCTGATAATACAGAAATAGAACCGCAGCCCGTCAATTCGAGTAATAATAAATCAAAATTAATAAAATCAAGGGATGAGCTCGAAGAACTATCGCTAATGATCTGGAGAAAAGTCATTATAAATAATGACATTACTAAACAAGATGATTTTTTCTTATTAGGAGGCGATTCTCTCCAAGCATTAGAAATAACACGAGAGTATAAAAATCATGGCGTAATAGTAAACTTATCAGACATATTATCTTACTCTAACATAAAAGATTTAGTTGAGCATATTTATTTAAGTAAAGAAAAAAATGAAGAAGAACAGGAGCAGGATAAAGATATAAAAGATGTTATTGATACTGATGATATGTCAAATATATTTAAGCAGCTAAATTTAGATTGA
- a CDS encoding phosphopantetheine-binding protein produces the protein MENIIRNYLKELLDINVDEVKNDSNLIEFGLNSLALMFILGKLAELTKKKFEYAEFVSSPTINDWLKIIENHN, from the coding sequence ATGGAAAATATTATCCGCAATTACTTAAAAGAATTATTAGATATCAATGTAGATGAAGTAAAAAATGACTCTAACTTGATAGAGTTTGGCCTCAATTCTTTAGCGTTGATGTTTATACTAGGAAAGTTGGCTGAATTAACTAAGAAAAAATTTGAATATGCCGAGTTTGTTAGTAGTCCTACCATTAATGATTGGTTAAAAATAATTGAAAATCATAACTAA
- a CDS encoding condensation domain-containing protein translates to MSYLYTKTEKIISELWEELEVANNDRENNFFASGGDSISLIRLSILIKERFGVDVGISELLQYPLLHDMANYIDSQIKTIIPECHKQIFNKDSVIPLSSSQRGIWYQMELDSEKENKHFNIPLVFRVLGRVDITRLNYSFKEIIKRHRVINSSISDTNGYPGILLKENEIKISVIDVSELSNNEKEEKFSEIKFKEQNKVIDIKSGPLFFVSIIKYSEELYYMFITSHHMIFDGVSYDILLKELIEIYQGNQLEDLKLDYLDYAIWENSDEYQSYLEDGLTYWQLRLDSFRPMELPYKYITSSTEKDNSSLFFDLTAEQVSELNVLARKHNTTLYTVFVVVLQIVLNEFKTTGDIAFGTYVSNRHLAEFNSVIGNFVNPLLLRFDYNEEHTISNALRATHDQITQDFIRQHIPFESIVKKMNPDRKKGEHSLFEFTFIYNNSIFEGKYENEYLSIESCNHQLEELETNRTDIEFWVRPNLKSGGFQCELNIQVNKVNKRFAKILLESINHILINFIEQHSDTTLNELALFPSSYEYSELHSSAYEFNNYPLTQLIRDNASKSPNKIAIVDGDIEYSYAYLEEKSNCIARGLNELKSTPSPIIGVLLPYGIDLVISCLSILKCGGIIFLLDINESSERIESILDESECKFIITNSDLLDDINNDTPCLLINELLSNCNRNAEEAFNIKETLVTYMIHTSGSSGNAKLLLNKRYGLLNRIYWFNELNPFYDDDKFLLKTSVSFVDFYAELFLPLVLGKILYIANDDIRRHPEDLIAYIIKNNINNITLTPSVILEMYRVLQENNIYIMAIRKLISSGEVLSLNVVNKIKKYIPKAKVFNIYGSSEMSADLTCYNVIENEKNEIIPAGKLVFNSKAMIVNKKEKPIAKGLVGELWVTGSILCDGYLKANAKQRDNFFYNNDELWYKTGDYAYLNSKNELVIIGRKDDRKKVRGILIDLKEIDRVLLSCDGVRQCLSSIVTDSNDEKILAVLLELSDGRDKEYVYAQLNKKLPKTHIPSLMVSINKIPTLLGGKIDKIACTTILQDSRYKNELTAKDIIPETLIEQELEQIWKSLLGFDGRISIDQNFFRLGGHSLLASRLLSIVRTKFSIDINLSDIFDFPTIKGIASLISESEKDSVNIDKIHSENNLYDLSFNQQRLFYLQSIEPKSISYNMTFSLTMIGHVDLSKLTFSLNELINRHDALRSRFIEVVDDKGISEFKVFVNDSGYIFPIYKVVGQRDFEQAIKDELYEQHHIPFDLSQSPLMRVTLIDTKQEKSAIVICMHHIIADGWSIAILFKELSELYNGKILKSLPYRHVDYANWLNNRISEDSRKSTLKKFWKNYLQNDKGGKLFNKDISSDRNISKVVRRRCSLNINEIIDSNYKNLNIDPYDIILTTFACVLAVWKNVNHYFIGTVSAGRHLHSESENILGFLANTIPVKIDIDPNLGFNEILLSLVSERRNLLKYQDLPFDEIVNSASTRKMGDGISSLMQVMCVHQNIDYRDLDIQGVDTHVEAYLGESEAKFELVLQTAQIDSRTLDILVEYNDSFFKESELVKLIDMLLMLLNSISKNEKLIDIKLNKRNAAYQKTGDIDIPKCFPKTLPEFLKLTAKNHSTNGITIIDDYGTTFISYNELYEKSFQFAKKLNNSGLKSGDVIILIPEKYNEYFCLLWGAILARVIPITVAKPLDFESDDNCYKLIDACRLFDYSPIVTNGELVSEMTTLCQRHKKIKFLNIQLSAQNKDFKLIEPLPEDTAFYQLTSGSTGKSKAINQRHEALASYVFLSGHARDYNEKNILLNWLPMDHIGPLWLYHMRAVCVGSNQIHISTPLILEKPLLWLELISKYQVTHSWAPNFAYKLVINEMNKSFDSNLSIDLSSLKELVTGGEMVSGLTLKSFSQLLKPLGLNSGVLTPSFGMAESCTCITYGHEDDPEISINCLNFNEQHSIQAGSSLFTSLGKVIPGVEIRIVDDTNSVLEEFQVGHYQIRGPNVTNGYYKQKDLNNSVFTEDGWFDSGDNGFIANGNLYLVGRTKEMLIANGKNYFCHEIEEQLEQIKGIESTYIAAFSIKKDDQEEIVVCYVPNGRVAVDVINTEISQLLFKSIGLYINKIIPLQKRFFLKTTSGKIQRAKMAQKYVDGELTAITQSNSDRLNLINLDWVVTEHTENLQNMKWLSVGDAIDTHKNIKNIPLSELQKSLETNSYNGIIFGRTICENEGDLLEFIDLIINENTLKDITLCCVTDNEQMAGLIYGLLTSISSESSLKHNIVIQKKSSLDLIFPKNLDSGWYKQRHQYQLEKLTDINVGNIRNISNIKNTEPDDYVVITGAGGAIAQLIIKEIMPLYKNIILIGRSDEPEYVIKNRDKLTWIKTDCSDLKSLIVTFKSFLHKKPPKYVYHLAGIFEPSFLKEISVEKLNKSRIPKVFAIENLRKTMSILYPTSCKNIQFKLFGSVAVFKSSPMLGPYIAANSELLGYAQDKRNNGYSMSWIGWSAWEGIGMGKGQDRDLLHEIGLQLVDKTEGINVLMSIKDQNKDFLIGISNRSSLEEVAISPSVNEERSIDNTLASLIKSILSIDDVNFNDNFFELGLTSIDLTRLHRSINNTLNINISLVDILQFSTLRKLSTHIIQLIAENDE, encoded by the coding sequence ATGTCATACTTATATACTAAAACAGAAAAAATAATATCAGAATTGTGGGAAGAATTAGAGGTAGCGAATAATGATAGAGAAAACAACTTTTTTGCCAGCGGTGGTGATTCAATTTCACTCATCAGATTAAGCATTCTCATAAAAGAGAGATTTGGTGTTGATGTTGGAATTAGTGAGTTATTACAGTATCCATTATTGCATGATATGGCTAATTATATAGATTCACAGATAAAAACAATTATACCCGAATGTCATAAGCAAATATTCAATAAAGATTCTGTAATACCATTAAGCTCATCACAAAGAGGTATTTGGTACCAAATGGAATTAGATTCAGAGAAAGAAAATAAACATTTTAATATTCCATTAGTGTTTAGAGTTTTAGGAAGAGTAGACATCACTAGATTGAACTATAGCTTTAAAGAAATAATTAAAAGGCATAGAGTAATAAACTCATCTATTAGCGATACTAATGGCTATCCAGGTATCTTACTGAAAGAGAATGAGATAAAAATAAGCGTTATTGATGTTTCCGAACTTAGCAATAATGAAAAAGAAGAAAAGTTCAGTGAAATAAAATTCAAAGAACAAAATAAAGTCATAGACATAAAATCTGGTCCTCTATTTTTTGTGTCAATAATAAAGTATTCTGAAGAACTTTATTATATGTTTATAACAAGCCATCATATGATATTTGATGGTGTTTCATATGATATTTTATTAAAAGAATTAATTGAGATTTATCAAGGAAATCAATTAGAAGATCTAAAGTTAGATTATTTAGACTATGCTATCTGGGAAAATAGTGATGAATATCAATCTTACTTAGAGGATGGATTAACTTACTGGCAGTTAAGACTTGATAGCTTTAGGCCAATGGAGTTACCATATAAATATATAACATCATCAACTGAAAAAGATAATTCATCACTATTTTTTGACTTAACGGCTGAGCAAGTGAGTGAATTAAACGTGTTAGCTAGAAAGCATAACACAACATTATATACAGTATTTGTAGTCGTATTGCAGATTGTTTTAAATGAATTTAAAACAACAGGTGATATCGCTTTTGGTACCTATGTTTCCAATCGTCATTTAGCTGAATTTAACAGTGTCATTGGTAACTTTGTAAATCCTTTATTATTAAGATTTGATTATAATGAAGAACACACTATCTCTAATGCGTTAAGAGCAACTCATGATCAAATAACACAGGACTTTATCAGACAACATATTCCATTTGAATCAATAGTGAAAAAAATGAATCCTGACAGAAAAAAAGGTGAACACTCACTATTTGAGTTTACTTTTATTTATAATAATTCTATTTTTGAAGGTAAATATGAAAATGAATACTTATCAATTGAGTCTTGTAACCATCAACTTGAAGAGCTTGAAACGAATAGAACAGATATCGAGTTTTGGGTAAGGCCCAACTTAAAATCTGGAGGCTTTCAGTGTGAATTAAATATACAGGTTAATAAAGTTAATAAACGATTTGCAAAAATACTCTTAGAGAGTATAAATCATATTTTAATTAATTTTATAGAGCAACACAGTGACACTACTTTAAATGAGTTAGCACTTTTTCCTAGCTCATATGAATATTCTGAATTACATAGTTCTGCCTATGAATTTAATAACTATCCATTAACTCAGTTAATTAGAGATAATGCAAGTAAAAGCCCCAACAAGATAGCTATTGTTGATGGTGATATCGAGTATAGTTACGCTTACCTTGAGGAGAAAAGTAATTGTATTGCGAGAGGTTTAAATGAATTGAAATCTACGCCTTCTCCTATCATTGGTGTACTTTTACCTTATGGGATAGATTTGGTCATCAGTTGTTTATCGATATTAAAATGTGGTGGTATTATATTTTTATTAGATATTAATGAATCGTCGGAGAGAATTGAAAGTATATTAGATGAATCTGAGTGTAAATTTATTATTACCAATAGTGATTTATTAGACGATATTAATAATGATACGCCTTGCTTATTAATCAATGAGTTGCTTTCAAATTGTAATAGAAATGCAGAAGAAGCCTTTAATATTAAAGAAACATTGGTTACATATATGATACATACATCAGGCTCTTCAGGTAACGCTAAATTATTATTAAACAAACGATATGGTTTGCTTAATAGAATATATTGGTTTAATGAACTTAACCCATTTTATGATGATGATAAGTTTTTATTGAAAACATCGGTTAGTTTCGTTGATTTTTATGCTGAACTCTTTTTGCCTTTAGTCTTGGGGAAAATTCTATATATTGCTAATGATGATATAAGAAGACACCCAGAAGATTTAATTGCTTATATCATTAAGAATAACATTAATAATATTACATTAACGCCGTCAGTTATTTTGGAAATGTATAGAGTACTGCAAGAAAACAATATTTATATAATGGCAATAAGGAAACTTATTTCTAGTGGTGAAGTACTTAGCTTAAATGTTGTAAATAAAATTAAAAAATACATTCCTAAAGCTAAGGTTTTTAATATATACGGTTCTTCAGAAATGAGTGCCGATTTAACCTGCTATAATGTTATTGAGAATGAAAAAAATGAAATTATTCCGGCAGGTAAGCTTGTTTTTAATAGTAAAGCTATGATTGTTAATAAAAAAGAAAAGCCTATAGCTAAAGGGTTAGTTGGAGAATTGTGGGTAACAGGCAGTATTTTATGTGACGGATACTTAAAAGCTAATGCTAAACAAAGAGATAATTTTTTTTATAACAATGATGAGTTATGGTATAAAACGGGGGATTACGCATATTTGAATAGTAAAAATGAACTCGTTATTATAGGCCGCAAAGATGATAGGAAGAAAGTTCGTGGTATTTTGATTGATTTGAAAGAAATTGATCGTGTTCTATTATCATGTGATGGTGTTAGGCAATGTTTATCTTCAATAGTAACAGATTCTAACGATGAAAAAATATTAGCTGTTTTACTGGAATTATCAGATGGACGGGATAAAGAATATGTTTACGCTCAATTAAATAAAAAACTACCAAAAACACATATTCCTAGTTTAATGGTATCAATAAATAAAATTCCCACTTTACTAGGCGGCAAGATAGATAAAATAGCATGTACTACAATATTACAAGATTCACGTTACAAAAATGAGTTAACAGCAAAAGATATTATTCCTGAAACTCTAATAGAACAAGAATTAGAGCAGATATGGAAATCGCTATTAGGATTTGATGGCAGAATAAGTATAGATCAGAACTTTTTTAGATTAGGCGGTCATTCATTATTAGCAAGTAGATTGTTAAGTATTGTTAGAACAAAATTCAGTATAGATATAAATTTATCAGATATATTTGATTTTCCGACAATAAAAGGGATAGCAAGCTTAATATCTGAAAGCGAAAAGGATAGTGTCAATATCGATAAGATTCACTCTGAAAATAATCTATATGACTTATCATTTAATCAGCAAAGGCTATTCTACTTGCAAAGTATAGAACCTAAATCTATTAGCTATAATATGACTTTTTCATTAACTATGATAGGTCATGTTGATTTATCAAAATTGACTTTCTCATTAAATGAGCTAATTAATAGGCACGATGCGTTGAGAAGTCGTTTTATTGAAGTTGTTGATGATAAAGGTATTAGTGAATTTAAAGTTTTCGTTAATGACTCTGGATATATTTTTCCTATTTATAAAGTTGTAGGACAGCGTGATTTTGAGCAGGCAATAAAAGATGAACTGTATGAACAGCATCATATTCCTTTTGATTTATCACAATCACCATTAATGCGAGTCACGTTAATAGACACTAAACAGGAAAAAAGTGCAATTGTCATTTGTATGCACCATATTATAGCAGATGGATGGTCTATCGCTATTTTGTTTAAGGAGCTAAGTGAGTTATATAATGGAAAAATCTTAAAATCATTACCTTACCGTCATGTTGATTATGCTAATTGGTTAAATAATAGGATTAGCGAGGATAGTCGAAAATCAACTTTAAAAAAATTCTGGAAAAATTACCTTCAGAATGATAAAGGCGGCAAGCTTTTTAATAAAGATATAAGTAGTGACCGTAATATCTCTAAAGTAGTTAGAAGACGTTGTTCATTAAATATTAATGAAATAATAGATTCGAATTATAAAAATTTAAATATTGATCCTTATGATATTATACTGACGACTTTTGCTTGTGTACTGGCAGTCTGGAAAAACGTTAATCATTATTTTATTGGTACGGTTTCCGCTGGGCGACACCTACATTCAGAAAGCGAAAATATTCTTGGTTTTTTAGCTAATACTATTCCAGTTAAAATTGATATAGATCCGAATCTAGGATTTAATGAGATATTATTATCTTTAGTCTCTGAAAGAAGAAACTTATTAAAGTATCAAGATCTACCTTTTGATGAAATTGTGAATAGTGCAAGCACAAGAAAAATGGGAGATGGAATATCTTCTTTAATGCAAGTTATGTGTGTTCACCAAAATATAGATTATAGGGATTTAGATATACAAGGTGTTGATACTCATGTTGAAGCTTATTTAGGTGAAAGTGAAGCTAAGTTTGAATTGGTTTTACAAACAGCTCAGATAGATAGTCGCACTTTAGATATTCTTGTCGAATATAATGATTCATTTTTTAAAGAATCTGAACTCGTTAAGCTAATTGATATGTTGTTAATGTTACTGAATAGCATTTCTAAAAATGAAAAATTGATAGATATTAAATTAAATAAAAGAAATGCAGCATATCAAAAGACAGGGGATATTGATATACCTAAATGCTTTCCTAAAACATTACCGGAATTTCTCAAATTAACGGCTAAAAATCACTCAACAAACGGAATTACTATTATTGATGACTACGGCACGACTTTTATATCGTACAATGAATTATATGAAAAAAGTTTTCAGTTTGCTAAAAAACTAAATAATTCAGGACTTAAAAGTGGTGATGTGATTATTTTAATACCTGAAAAATATAATGAATATTTTTGCTTATTGTGGGGAGCTATATTAGCTAGAGTTATTCCTATCACGGTTGCTAAACCACTTGATTTTGAAAGTGATGATAATTGCTATAAATTAATAGATGCTTGTAGACTATTTGATTACTCGCCGATAGTCACTAATGGTGAATTGGTGAGTGAAATGACAACGCTATGCCAAAGACATAAGAAGATTAAATTTTTAAATATTCAGTTATCTGCTCAGAATAAAGATTTTAAATTAATAGAACCATTACCTGAAGATACAGCATTCTATCAACTGACGTCTGGGAGCACCGGAAAATCTAAAGCGATTAATCAACGTCATGAAGCGTTAGCTTCATACGTATTTTTAAGTGGCCATGCTCGTGACTACAATGAGAAGAATATTTTATTAAACTGGCTACCAATGGATCATATCGGTCCTCTTTGGTTATATCATATGAGAGCCGTTTGCGTTGGTAGCAACCAAATCCATATCTCAACGCCACTAATCCTAGAAAAACCATTGTTATGGTTAGAATTGATATCAAAATATCAAGTGACTCATAGCTGGGCACCGAATTTTGCATATAAGCTCGTTATAAATGAGATGAATAAATCTTTTGATTCTAATTTATCTATTGATCTTTCTAGTTTGAAGGAGCTAGTCACTGGGGGGGAAATGGTTTCTGGGCTAACACTGAAAAGTTTTAGTCAATTGCTTAAGCCATTGGGATTAAATTCAGGTGTGTTAACTCCAAGCTTCGGGATGGCTGAAAGTTGTACATGTATTACGTATGGACATGAAGATGATCCTGAAATATCAATTAACTGTCTCAATTTTAATGAGCAGCATAGTATTCAGGCTGGCTCAAGCTTATTTACATCTTTGGGAAAGGTCATTCCGGGCGTAGAAATAAGAATTGTTGATGATACAAATAGTGTATTAGAGGAATTTCAGGTAGGCCATTACCAAATCAGAGGCCCAAATGTGACGAATGGTTATTATAAGCAGAAAGATTTAAACAACTCTGTATTTACTGAAGATGGTTGGTTTGATAGCGGTGATAATGGCTTTATTGCAAACGGTAATTTGTATCTTGTTGGGCGAACAAAAGAAATGTTAATAGCTAATGGTAAAAATTATTTTTGCCACGAGATTGAAGAACAGTTGGAGCAAATAAAAGGAATTGAAAGTACTTATATTGCAGCATTTAGCATAAAAAAAGATGATCAAGAAGAGATAGTTGTCTGTTATGTTCCTAATGGCCGAGTGGCAGTAGATGTCATTAATACTGAAATCTCACAGTTATTATTTAAGAGTATAGGATTATATATCAACAAAATTATACCTCTTCAGAAGCGTTTCTTTCTGAAAACAACAAGTGGAAAGATTCAAAGAGCCAAAATGGCTCAAAAATATGTTGATGGCGAGCTAACAGCAATTACTCAATCTAATTCTGATAGGCTAAATCTAATTAATTTAGATTGGGTTGTCACTGAGCATACAGAAAATCTACAGAATATGAAATGGTTATCGGTAGGTGATGCTATTGATACACATAAAAATATTAAGAATATACCTTTGAGTGAATTGCAAAAATCATTAGAAACGAATAGTTATAACGGTATTATATTTGGAAGAACTATATGTGAAAATGAAGGTGACTTACTTGAATTTATTGATTTAATTATTAATGAAAATACGCTAAAAGATATCACTCTATGTTGTGTTACTGATAACGAGCAAATGGCAGGGTTAATCTACGGTTTATTAACGAGTATATCGTCTGAGAGTTCACTAAAACATAATATTGTAATACAAAAAAAATCTTCATTAGATTTGATTTTTCCTAAAAACTTAGATTCTGGTTGGTATAAGCAAAGGCATCAATATCAGTTAGAAAAGTTAACTGATATTAATGTTGGGAATATCAGAAATATATCAAATATAAAAAATACTGAACCTGATGATTATGTGGTAATCACAGGCGCAGGTGGCGCTATTGCTCAGTTAATTATAAAAGAGATAATGCCTCTGTATAAGAATATAATCCTTATCGGCAGAAGTGATGAACCTGAGTACGTAATTAAGAATAGAGATAAATTAACTTGGATTAAAACAGATTGTAGTGATTTGAAAAGTTTAATAGTAACATTTAAATCTTTTTTACATAAAAAGCCACCTAAATATGTATATCACTTAGCCGGTATTTTTGAACCTTCTTTTTTAAAAGAGATTTCTGTAGAAAAGCTTAATAAATCAAGAATACCTAAGGTGTTTGCAATAGAAAATCTACGCAAAACAATGTCTATTTTGTATCCCACGTCTTGTAAAAATATACAGTTTAAACTTTTTGGCTCAGTGGCGGTATTCAAAAGCTCTCCAATGCTAGGACCTTATATTGCTGCTAATAGCGAGTTATTAGGGTATGCCCAAGATAAAAGAAATAATGGTTATTCTATGTCATGGATTGGTTGGAGTGCTTGGGAAGGGATAGGAATGGGGAAAGGACAAGATAGAGACCTTTTACATGAAATAGGCCTACAGTTAGTTGATAAAACAGAGGGAATTAATGTATTAATGTCAATTAAAGATCAAAATAAAGATTTTTTAATTGGCATAAGTAATAGATCTAGTTTAGAAGAGGTAGCCATTAGTCCTTCAGTTAATGAAGAGAGAAGTATCGACAATACTTTGGCTAGTTTAATAAAGTCTATTCTATCTATAGATGATGTTAACTTTAATGATAATTTCTTTGAGTTGGGGCTAACCTCAATCGATCTAACAAGACTTCATCGCTCTATAAATAACACTCTTAATATCAATATTAGCTTAGTTGATATATTACAGTTTTCAACTCTCCGTAAACTTTCAACGCATATTATCCAATTAATAGCTGAAAATGATGAATAA